In one window of Macadamia integrifolia cultivar HAES 741 chromosome 2, SCU_Mint_v3, whole genome shotgun sequence DNA:
- the LOC122070951 gene encoding uncharacterized protein LOC122070951 yields MACHEIQSWTFCGLVGAFVDLGLAYLLLCGSTLAFFASKFLGIFGWQLPCPCNGFFGDPHGGKCLQRLLVDYPSREISSVQLSVKSKFPFDSIRVNDQECQLRVRLLGEAERYDGAQEMEGEASCSSNSDTRRRSQNFVVRKLSHNSELADGFGSMSSAALRANRTDFKGKGVVSQKPRSGLRRRRRAVADHRKSSPASFSDLPRLINQEVSHSPYSMSETGHEISEEGSVPMSSAVAAFRDESEKHTSSRLGEGNLHGFEVNGSFGESRVMEKHAPSAKELVRNVRDELGFNGDEKNVIRVLEQALEEEQAARAALYLELEKERSAAASAADEAMAMILRVQKEKASIEIEARQYLRMIEEKSAYDAEEMDILKEILLRREREKHFLENEVETYRQLILLNNEHLEGNVNHTGEISARRSTFSLDLNEDLEPKLQQISETIDKREIEKNVKTSPSCETRTFEGPSSFHALVKELPSSDWDKDANSMEQLDSRKVSSNKIQPHNPGSFDDCNQEIQEKAVVSMDEEPSVIQGEGQILETVSRLYELNSHPEHGLLEETVISRNEGHVQKDTARQCQGVEMKADPNLHGTSADQGGSDQHISNVETEPSIYDVHVIDDRSKLCKEEAREENQPRLTDTDSNRSRIHGLPFGTSRIDVSTDQPSTSRAATERDICRSCSDLTAELPPISNRHEKSYPFHLRRNSMSAVNNERLKLDTEVGWLRDKLRIVQEGRENLSFPMEHRESEKIQLQLLEDIAKQLKEIQQLTEPGKTVRQASLPPTSSKVCSKKRRCRSVSLGLHDST; encoded by the exons ATGGCTTGCCACGAGATTCAGTCATGGACGTTCTGTGGGCTCGTTGGAGCGTTTGTGGATCTTGGATTGGCTTATTTACTGCTATGTGGATCGACCCTTGCTTTCTTTGCCTCGAAATTCTTGGGTATCTTCGGTTGGCAATTGCCGTGCCCCTgcaacggattttttggtgatCCTCATGGCGGTAAGTGCTTGCAGAGACTACTCGTTGACTACCCATCACGGGAGATCTCATCTGTTCAACTATCTGTGAAGAGCAAGTTCCCTTTCGATTCCATCCGGGTAAATGATCAAGAGTGCCAGTTGAGGGTTAGATTATTGGGAGAAGCAGAACGCTATGATGGAGCTCAGGAGATGGAGGGAGAAGCCTCGTGCAGCTCCAACTCTGATACCAGGAGAAGATCTCAGAACTTTGTTGTGAGAAAGCTGTCGCATAACAGTGAACTGGCTGATGGGTTTGGATCGATGAGTTCTGCTGCTTTACGTGCTAACCGCACCGATTTTAAGGGGAAAGGAGTTGTGAGTCAGAAGCCAAGGTCCGGTTTACGTCGCCGGCGCAGAGCTGTTGCTGACCATAGGAAATCCTCCCCCGCCTCATTCTCTGATCTCCCACGGTTGATCAATCAAGAGGTCTCTCATTCCCCTTACAGCATGAGCGAAACTGGTCATGAAATTTCAGAAGAAGGCTCAGTGCCTATGAGTTCTGCAGTGGCTGCCTTCCGAG ATGAAAGTGAGAAGCACACTAGTAGTCGACTGGGTGAAGGAAACCTTCATGGCTTTGAAGTGAATGGGTCATTTGGTGAGAGTAGGGTCATGGAGAAGCATGCACCATCTGCGAAGGAATTAGTTCGCAATGTTCGAGATGAGTTAGGGTTTAATGGGGATGAGAAAAATGTGATTAGAGTCTTGGAACAAGCACTTGAAGAGGAGCAAGCTGCTCGTGCTGCTCTGTACCTTGAGCTGGAGAAGGAACGAAGTGCTGCTGCTTCTGCTGCTGATGAAGCCATGGCCATGATTCTTCGTGTGCAAAAGGAGAAGGCATCGATAGAGATAGAAGCAAGGCAGTATCTGAGAATGATTGAAGAGAAATCTGCTTATGATGCAGAGGAAATGGACATTCTCAAAGAGATTCTtctgaggagagagagggagaagcacTTTCTGGAGAATGAAGTGGAAACTTATAGGCAGTTGATTCTGCTTAACAATGAGCATTTGGAAGGTAATGTGAATCATACAGGGGAAATATCAGCACGAAGGTCTACTTTTTCATTGGATTTGAATGAGGATCTAGAACCGAAGCTACAGCAGATTAGTGAAACTATTGATAAAagggaaatagagaaaaatgtaaaaacatCTCCCAGTTGTGAGACACGCACTTTTGAGGGACCAAGTTCCTTTCATGCTTTAGTGAAAGAACTACCATCTTCAGACTGGGATAAGGATGCCAACTCCATGGAACAGCTGGATAGTCGAAAAGTGAGTTCCAACAAAATTCAACCACACAACCCAGGATCCTTTGATGATTGTAACCAAGAGATTCAGGAGAAGGCAGTGGTATCCATGGATGAGGAACCATCTGTTATCCAAGGAGAAGGCCAGATATTAGAGACAGTGTCCAGGTTATATGAGTTAAATAGCCATCCAGAACATGGCTTGCTGGAGGAAACTGTCATTTCACGCAATGAAGGACATGTTCAAAAGGATACTGCTAGACAATGCCAAGGTGTTGAAATGAAGGCGGACCCAAATCTGCATGGAACAAGTGCAGATCAAGGGGGAAGTGATCAACATATTTCTAACGTTGAGACAGAACCAAGTATTTATGATGTTCATGTGATTGATGATAGATCTAAGTTGTGTAAGGAGGAAGCTAGAGAAGAAAATCAACCACGGTTGACAGACACAGATTCAAACAGGTCTAGGATACATGGTCTTCCATTTGGTACCAGTAGGATTGATGTTTCAACTGATCAACCCAGTACAAGCAGGGCAGCAACTGAGCGAGACATTTGTAGAAGCTGCTCCGACTTGACAGCTGAGTTGCCACCAATCAGTAACAGACATGAGAAATCTTATCCCTTTCACTTGCGGAGGAATTCCATGTCTGCAGTCAATAATGAAAGACTGAAACTTGACACTGAAGTTGGATGGCTAAGAGACAAGTTGAGGATTGTgcaagagggaagagagaatcTTAGTTTTCCCATGGAGCACAGGGAAAGTGAGAAAATACAGTTGCAACTGTTAGAGGATATAGCAAAACAACTTAAAGAGATTCAGCAGCTGACTGAACCTGGAAAAACTGTTAGGCAGGCTTCTTTACCCCCAACATCTTCAAAG gttTGCTCAAAGAAACGCCGATGTCGAAGTGTTTCCTTGGGACTCCATGATAGCACCTGA
- the LOC122071974 gene encoding probable calcium-binding protein CML22 → MKESPGTLHICPSLKSFFSNKVGSMLCHCNSSNKNKRLDSKLEKKMMEAIKHRGASGKNTFRSMDSIILRFPQFKEELRNIKCVFVQYDEDSNGFIDREELKKCLSKLQLQLTEKEMEELFHSCDFDDSEGIQFNEFIVLLCLIYLLMEPLKSSHTTSKMGSPQLDETFDTIVQAFLFLDKNGDGQLNHNDMVRALNEGSPWEKSPGRITKTRFKEMDWNKSGKVSFKEFLFALTNWVGIDTDDEKEISIT, encoded by the exons ATGAAGGAATCACCAG GCACATTGCACATCTGCCCCTCACTAAAGTCCTTTTTTTCCAACAAAGTTGGAAGCATGCTTTGTCATTGCAATTCATCAAACAAGAACAAGAGATTAGATTCAAAGCTGGaaaagaagatgatggaagccatCAAACACAGAGGTGCATCAGGGAAGAATACATTCAGATCGATGGACAGCATAATCTTGAGGTTTCCTCAATTCAAAGAGGAGTTGAGAAACATCAAGTGTGTGTTTGTGCAGTATG ATGAAGACTCGAATGGATTTATTGACCGTGAGGAGCTAAAAAAATGCTTGAGCAAACTGCAATTAcaactgacagagaaagaaatggaagaacTGTTCCATTCTTGTGACTTTGATGACAGTGAAGGAATCCAATTCAATGAGTTCATTGTCCTCCTTTGTCTCATCTATCTCCTGATGGAGCCCTTGAAATCTTCGCACACT ACATCGAAGATGGGATCACCACAGCTCGATGAAACTTTTGATACAATTGTTCAAGCATTCTTGTTTTTGGATAAAAATGGAGATGGTCAGTTGAACCACAATGACATGGTCAGGGCATTGAATGAGGGTTCTCCTTGGGAGAAATCTCCTGGGCGCATCACCAAGACACGTTTCA AGGAAATGGACTGGAACAAGAGTGGAAAGGTCAGTTTTAAAGAGTTCCTTTTCGCACTAACCAATTGGGTTGGGATTGATACTGATGATGAGAAAGAAATCTCTATTACATGA